In Argopecten irradians isolate NY chromosome 11, Ai_NY, whole genome shotgun sequence, one DNA window encodes the following:
- the LOC138334981 gene encoding copper homeostasis protein cutC homolog, translating to MEVCVDSVESAINAQEGGAKRVELCGSLVEGGTTPSLGLFRIIKSRLSIPVYVIIRPRGGDFLYSDTEVEVMKKDVALFMSSPERPDGFVIGCLNADGTVNTVLCKEFVALAQPLGMTFHRAFDVTPDLRAALEAVIGCGFDRILTSGGQSTALEGLPALSSLVQQAKDRVVIMPGGGITDNNIARIIQGCGCSEFHCSARSSRPSSMTYQKAGVPMGASFSPPEFSTKAADVCKIRNILSIAKSEIN from the exons ATGGAGGTGTGTGTAGACTCCGTGGAATCTGCCATTAATGCACAGGAAGGCG GTGCAAAACGTGTGGAACTTTGTGGATCTCTAGTGGAGGGAGGAACAACACCAAGTCTAG GACTTTTCCGGATCATCAAGTCCCGCCTTTCCATCCCAGTCTATGTTATCATTCGGCCTCGTGGTGGGGACTTCCTCTACAGTGACACAGAGGTCGAGGTCATGAAGAAGGATGTGGCCTTATTTATGTCCTCACCTGAACGACCTGATGGTTTCGTGATTGGCTGTCTTAATGC AGATGGCACTGTCAACACAGTCTTATGTAAAGAGTTTGTAG cCCTGGCTCAGCCATTAGGAATGACATTTCACAGAG CATTTGATGTGACCCCTGACCTGAGAGCAGCTTTAGAGGCTGTGATTGGCTGTGGATTTGACAGAATCTTGACCAGTGGTGGTCAGTCTACTGCCCTAGAAGGACTGCCAGCACTGTCATCACTTGTTCAGCAG GCCAAAGACAGAGTAGTAATTATGCCAG GAGGAGGTATAACAGACAACAATATAGCCAGGATCATCCAGGGCTGTGGTTGTTCAGAGTTCCACTGTTCAGCACGATCGTCACGTCCCTCTTCAATGACGTACCAGAAAGCAGGTGTTCCAATGGGAGCCTCCTTCTCACCCCCGGAATTCAGTACCAAGGCAGCAGACGTGTGTAAAATCAGGAACATTTTAAGTATAGCAAAAAGTGAAATAAACTAG
- the LOC138334980 gene encoding DENN domain-containing protein 10-like yields the protein MSASTGFLSGKSAGLIERDTNGDVLWTWSYPSVSAADRKFFMEKCQLQTGKIPVPFLYSQWKGDWYYMYSEAVTDSSNLPKVTHFCLVLVAKDFNPERYEELCKVLSKKYQRTGSPASILESYLSVFTRGSCSTDENGRFSAKEYDNRKAYLKSELRGIIDMFGMSAVIIYTALMLKKRIAVYFPPDQIHQLLTFVRSLPALVWHRQNWNIAFPFIEMNQEELELLKGANSYVAGFTDASLEGRNDLYDVYVSPTSGQVSIATQAKEALSMSKLHKDTAAFMVQCAENENLSEEDIVQEIAKKTSELLNNLKSLAEEGEDGKLFITLETLRARKMNPATENFLFSLAACEGLVKL from the exons ATGTCAGCAAGCACGGGTTTCCTATCCGGGAAATCTGCAGGCTTGATTG AAAGAGACACTAATGGAGATGTATTATGGACATGGTCTTATCCATCTGTATCAGCAGCAGACCGGAAATTCTTTATGGAGAAATGTCAGCTCCAGACTGGAAAGATCCCTGTACCCTTCCTGTACAGTCAGTGGAAAGGAGACTGGTATTACATGTACAGCGAGGCAGTGACAGACAGCAGTAATCTACCAAAG GTGACTCACTTCTGTCTGGTGCTTGTAGCCAAAGATTTCAACCCAGAAAGATATGAAGAACTTTGTAAGGTATTATCCAAGAAATACCAGAGAACAGGAAGTCCAGCCTCAATTTTGGAAAGTTACTTGAGTGTTTTTACAAGAGGCTCATGTTCTACAGATGAAAATGGACGCTTTTCTGCGAAAGAATATGACAATAGGAAAGCTTATTTAAAGTCAGAATTAAGag GTATTATAGACATGTTTGGAATGTCAGCAGTGATTATCTACACTGCTCTGATGTTGAAGAAAAGAATTGCAGTGTATTTCCCCCCAGATCAAATTCACCAACTTTTGACGTTTGTAAG ATCACTTCCTGCATTAGTTTGGCATCGGCAAAACTGGAATATAGCTTTTCCGTTTATAGAGATGAACCAAGAGGAATTAGAACTTttaaagggagctaactcttaTGTAGCAGGATTTACAGATGCCTCATTAGAAGGAAG GAATGATTTGTATGACGTATATGTGAGTCCGACATCAGGACAGGTTTCCATAGCAACGCAAGCCAAAG AAGCATTATCCATGAGTAAGTTACACAAAGACACAGCAGCCTTTATGGTACAGTGTGCTGAGAACGAGAATTTATCTGAAGAAGACATAGTTCAG gAAATAGCCAAGAAGACAAGTGAACTTTTAAACAACTTGAAGAGTTTGGCGGAGGAAGGAGAGGATGggaaattatttattacattagAGACTTTGAGAGCAAGAAAAATGAACCCTGCTACAGAAAACTTCCTCTTTTCGTTAGCGGCATGTGAAGGGCTGGTCAAGTTATGA